From Musa acuminata AAA Group cultivar baxijiao chromosome BXJ3-8, Cavendish_Baxijiao_AAA, whole genome shotgun sequence, one genomic window encodes:
- the LOC135644754 gene encoding pentatricopeptide repeat-containing protein At2g30780-like yields the protein MWFRSPAIAQPFISKSPSTAQQFGEHGRRHPMRPAAAMARVSHLLLLLRCGRIASLQTPLYGSPYDLRFTSAAAARGFCSNGISDLRDRILLLSENPASVATEGKEALRSAVSALADQLLALPDDQDLAALLDSVSFATLLLCFPAGFASVELLSLLKSRPLLALQVFNCRKKLADAGIPMLSEEYSKAITLAGRTKNVGLATELFSDAIDAGLRNACLYNALMSAYMYSGLTKKAVSVFEDLKQDFNCKPTIVTYNILLSVFGRSLLVDHMETVLQAIDDSDLSYTITTYNTAIAAYVTAWMWDKMERMYQSMVEGPIKPDAETLLLMLRGYAHSSNLEKMEKTYDQIKEMINNRQTPLIRTMIYAYTKSCHPDRVRKVEALMKLIPGDEYRHCLNVHLIRMYAQEGLTEAMEGLISEAFQHNTVVTTVGVMRSIISSYFKSNAVDRLAGFIRQAENAGWRLCRSLYHCKMVMYGQQNRLEEMHGVLDEMENFRFGRTKKTFFILYKGYSNIGRRLEAETVIGMMWKRGYGNPEDACVS from the exons ATGTGGTTCCGTTCACCGGCAATCGCCCAACCTTTCATTTCCAAATCCCCTTCCACAGCGCAGCAGTTTGGAGAGCACGGGCGACGCCACCCCATGCGCCCGGCGGCGGCTATGGCGAGAGTGAGCCACCTCCTCTTACTTCTTCGTTGCGGTCGTATAGCCTCCCTCCAAACCCCGCTCTACGGCTCCCCCTACGACCTACGTTTCACCTCTGCCGCTGCCGCCCGTGGCTTCTGCTCCAACGGCATCTCCGACCTTCGCGACCGCATTCTCCTCCTTTCCGAGAACCCCGCCTCCGTCGCCACCGAGGGCAAGGAGGCACTTCGATCCGCCGTCTCCGCCCTAGCCGACCAGCTGCTCGCCCTGCCCGACGACCAGGATCTTGCGGCTCTCTTGGACTCTGTCTCCTTCGCCACCCTACTCCTCTGCTTCCCCGCCGGCTTCGCCTCCGTCGAGCTCCTCTCCCTTCTCAAGTCCCGCCCCCTCCTCGCCCTCCAG GTCTTTAACTGCAGGAAGAAGCTGGCTGACGCCGGCATCCCGATGCTATCCGAGGAATACTCCAAGGCCATCACCCTGGCGGGCCGCACCAAGAACGTCGGCCTGGCAACGGAGCTCTTCTCTGACGCCATAGATGCCGGCCTCCGCAACGCCTGCCTCTACAATGCCCTCATGTCTGCTTATATGTACAGTGGCCTCACCAAGAAAGCCGTCTCAGTTTTCGAGGATCTGAAGCAGGACTTCAATTGCAAGCCAACCATTGTCACCTATAACATTCTCCTTTCGGTATTTGGCCGCTCCTTGCTCGTGGACCATATGGAGACTGTCCTCCAAGCAATTGATGATTCGGACCTTTCCTACACCATCACCACCTACAACACTGCCATTGCCGCATATGTTACGGCCTGGATGTGGGATAAAATGGAGAGGATGTACCAATCGATGGTGGAGGGACCAATCAAGCCTGACGCTGAAACCCTCCTCCTGATGTTAAGAGGTTATGCCCACTCAAGCAATCTAGAGAAGATGGAAAAGACTTATGATCAAATAAAGGAGATGATTAACAATAGGCAGACACCTTTGATTCGGACAATGATATATGCTTATACTAAGAGCTGTCACCCTGATCGAGTCAGAAAGGTGGAGGCCTTGATGAAGTTGATTCCAGGGGATGAGTATAGACATTGTCTCAATGTACATTTGATCAGGATGTATGCACAGGAAGGCTTAACTGAGGCGATGGAAGGACTAATATCCGAGGCATTCCAGCACAACACTGTTGTAACTACAGTGGGGGTGATGCGTTCCATCATATCGAGTTACTTCAAAAGTAATGCAGTGGACCGGCTAGCTGGGTTCATTAGACAGGCAGAGAATGCAGGGTGGCGGCTTTGCCGGTCATTGTACCATTGCAAGATGGTGATGTATGGACAGCAGAATCGCTTGGAGGAGATGCATGGGGTTCTGGATGAGATGGAGAATTTTAGATTTGGTCGAACGaagaaaacctttttcattttgtacAAGGGATATTCCAACATAGGTAGGAGATTAGAGGCAGAGACAGTCATTGGGATGATGTGGAAGCGTGGCTATGGAAATCCTGAGGATGCGTGTGTGTCGTAA